Proteins found in one Mangifera indica cultivar Alphonso unplaced genomic scaffold, CATAS_Mindica_2.1 Un_0095, whole genome shotgun sequence genomic segment:
- the LOC123207696 gene encoding 2-Cys peroxiredoxin BAS1, chloroplastic-like: MACSAATTATASFMSSSPTRPLFPSSSSRNLTIPHSFSGLRNPLRSSWVPRSLSFSRGSYSRRSFVVKAIGDAPLVGNKAPDFEAEAVFDQEFIKVKLSEYIGKKYVILFFYPLDFTFVCPTEITAFSDRYAEFEKLNTEILGVSTDSVFSHLAWVQTDRKSGGLGDLKYPLISDVTKSISKSFGVLIPDQGIALRGLFIIDKEGIIQHSTINNLAIGRSVDETMRTLQALQYVQENPDEVCPAGWKPGEKSMKPDPKLSKEYFAAI, from the exons ATGGCTTGCTCTGCTGCCACCACCGCCACCGCCTCTTTCATGTCCTCCAGCCCCACCCGACCTCTCTtcccctcttcttcttctcgaAACCTAACCATCCCTCACTCCTTCTCTGGCCTTCGTAACCCTCTCCGCTCCTCCTGGGTCCCACGCTCCCTCTCTTTCTCACGTGGGTCGTATTCCAGAAGGTCTTTTGTCGTGAAAGCAATC GGTGATGCGCCATTGGTTGGAAATAAGGCACCCGATTTTGAAGCAGAGGCTGTTTTCGATCAGGAGTTCATCAAG GTCAAACTTTCAGAGTACATTGGGAAGAAATATGTCATTCTATTTTTTTACCCATTGGACTTCACATTTGTTTGTCCCACAg AGATTACTGCCTTCAGTGACCGTTATGCAGAGTTTGAGAAGCTAAACACAGAGATATTGGGAGTCTCAACTGACAGTGTG TTCTCGCATTTGGCATGGGTTCAAACTGACAGGAAGTCTGGTGGTCTCGGTGATTTGAAATATCCATTAATTTCTGATGTGACCAAGTCAATTTCAAAGTCTTTTGGAGTTCTGATCCCTGATCAG GGGATTGCATTGAGAGGACTTTTCATTATTGACAAGGAAGGAATAATCCAGCACTCTACCATCAACAATCTTGCCATTGGCCGAAGTGTAGATGAGACAATGAGAACGCTCCAG GCCTTGCAGTATGTGCAAGAAAATCCTGACGAAGTGTGCCCTGCTGGATGGAAGCCTGGTGAGAAGTCAATGAAGCCAGACCCAAAACTCAGCAAGGAATACTTTGCCGCAATATAG